Proteins from a genomic interval of Oleidesulfovibrio alaskensis DSM 16109:
- a CDS encoding flagellar motor protein, protein MDLATILGIVISFGLVLAGILEGGSIMIFVSIPSLLIVVGGTIGATLVNYPLATVLGVMGVIKKTFNASAQSPSSIIEQFMDFANRARREGILSLEPVIKEVEDAYLRKGLQLTVDGLEPQAIQEILETEISSLESRHETGVEIINAMGAYAPALGMIGTVIGLVQMLQTMSDPSSIGPAMAVALITTFYGAVLANLVFIPMAGKLKMRSREEVTMREMQMEGILAISRGENPRIIQEKLSSYQPPKERKADAG, encoded by the coding sequence ATGGATCTGGCAACCATACTCGGCATTGTGATTTCCTTCGGGCTGGTGCTTGCGGGCATTCTCGAAGGCGGCAGTATAATGATCTTCGTGTCCATCCCTTCGCTGCTCATCGTGGTGGGCGGCACCATAGGGGCCACGCTGGTCAACTACCCGCTGGCCACGGTGCTGGGTGTTATGGGGGTCATCAAAAAAACCTTCAATGCTTCGGCGCAAAGCCCGTCCTCCATCATCGAGCAGTTCATGGACTTTGCCAACCGCGCCCGCCGCGAAGGTATCCTGTCGCTGGAACCCGTGATTAAAGAAGTGGAGGACGCCTACCTGCGCAAAGGGCTGCAGCTTACGGTGGACGGTCTGGAACCGCAGGCCATACAGGAGATTCTGGAAACCGAGATAAGCAGCCTTGAGTCGCGGCATGAAACAGGGGTGGAAATCATCAACGCCATGGGCGCCTATGCTCCGGCACTGGGTATGATCGGAACGGTTATCGGACTTGTGCAGATGCTGCAGACCATGAGTGACCCAAGCTCCATCGGTCCGGCCATGGCCGTGGCGCTTATTACCACGTTTTACGGCGCTGTGCTGGCGAACCTGGTTTTTATACCCATGGCAGGCAAGCTGAAAATGCGTTCGCGTGAAGAGGTGACCATGCGCGAAATGCAGATGGAAGGCATTCTGGCGATTTCTCGCGGAGAAAACCCCAGAATAATTCAGGAAAAGCTGTCAAGCTATCAGCCGCCCAAAGAACGCAAGGCGGATGCCGGTTAG
- the rlmB gene encoding 23S rRNA (guanosine(2251)-2'-O)-methyltransferase RlmB: protein MKPETTDSTILPGIKPVLDQLRQSPDRVDSVTIRKGRKNADTDAIVTLCRRHGIRFTFVQDTALDKLFSGNHQGVVARVFNAGYVEVEDVLEAALASPLKLVLALDQVQDPGNAGTLARTLYALGGGGIIMPKHNASALGSAAVKASAGALARLPVARATNLSRALETAADQGFSIYAARFDDGSVNAFTARLDTPAVLVLGNEDKGVRPGVAKRCTASIHIPMQREFDSLNVAQAGAMLMGCFYARLQS from the coding sequence ATGAAACCAGAAACTACCGACAGCACCATACTTCCGGGCATAAAGCCCGTCCTTGACCAGCTGCGCCAGTCGCCGGACCGTGTTGATTCCGTGACCATACGCAAAGGGCGCAAAAACGCCGACACCGACGCCATAGTGACGCTGTGCCGCAGACACGGCATACGCTTTACATTTGTACAGGATACGGCGCTGGATAAATTATTTTCCGGCAACCATCAGGGGGTGGTGGCCCGCGTGTTCAATGCGGGATACGTAGAAGTGGAAGACGTGCTTGAAGCGGCGCTTGCAAGTCCTCTCAAGCTTGTTCTTGCTCTTGATCAGGTGCAGGACCCCGGCAATGCCGGTACGCTGGCGCGCACGCTGTACGCGCTGGGCGGCGGAGGCATAATCATGCCCAAGCACAATGCATCTGCACTGGGCAGTGCGGCTGTCAAAGCCAGTGCCGGCGCCCTTGCACGGTTGCCCGTGGCCAGAGCCACCAACCTTTCAAGAGCGCTCGAAACCGCTGCAGATCAGGGTTTTTCCATTTATGCAGCCCGCTTTGACGATGGTTCTGTCAATGCGTTCACCGCACGGCTCGATACACCTGCCGTGCTGGTGCTGGGCAACGAAGACAAAGGGGTGCGGCCCGGCGTTGCAAAACGCTGCACAGCTTCCATCCATATTCCCATGCAGCGCGAATTCGACTCGCTGAACGTGGCACAGGCGGGGGCCATGCTCATGGGCTGCTTCTATGCCCGGCTGCAATCATAG
- a CDS encoding OmpA/MotB family protein — translation MAREKKPPEEEGVPMWLVTFSDLVTLLLTFFVLLLSMASMDQVLLSRINPYSSSFSIMGSMSPGRIPQRILMVMELLESPRDVMQKPERLKDLLWPEDMLPPEVDTATLDENLRIMQDPQGLAIVLTDGVLFRPGSWELTAPARKLLAPLADVLEYSSADVTISGHTDDSPASGVDNYDLSGRRAMAVLDFFLKSGLGAERFSVSGYGPDKPLESNATPQGRAQNRRVEILLKTTQWLGRYS, via the coding sequence ATGGCGCGTGAAAAGAAACCGCCGGAGGAAGAAGGCGTCCCCATGTGGCTGGTGACGTTTTCCGACCTTGTCACGCTGCTGCTTACGTTTTTCGTGCTGCTTCTTTCCATGGCATCCATGGATCAGGTGCTGCTGTCGCGGATCAATCCCTATTCAAGCAGCTTCAGCATCATGGGGTCCATGAGTCCGGGCCGTATTCCGCAGCGTATCCTGATGGTCATGGAATTGCTGGAATCGCCGCGCGATGTCATGCAGAAACCCGAAAGGCTGAAGGATCTGCTGTGGCCCGAAGACATGTTGCCGCCCGAGGTGGATACCGCTACACTGGATGAGAACCTGCGTATTATGCAGGATCCGCAGGGGCTTGCCATTGTGCTGACAGACGGGGTGCTGTTCCGTCCGGGCAGCTGGGAGCTGACAGCCCCCGCGCGCAAGCTGCTTGCACCGCTGGCGGATGTGCTGGAATACAGCTCCGCTGATGTGACCATATCGGGCCATACAGACGACAGTCCCGCTTCGGGTGTGGATAATTATGACCTTTCCGGCCGCAGAGCCATGGCCGTGCTTGATTTTTTTCTGAAGAGCGGGCTTGGTGCGGAACGGTTTTCCGTTTCGGGATACGGCCCTGACAAGCCGCTGGAATCCAACGCCACGCCGCAGGGCAGGGCGCAGAACAGACGGGTGGAAATTTTGCTCAAGACGACGCAGTGGCTGGGGCGCTACAGCTAG
- the fliN gene encoding flagellar motor switch protein FliN, with protein sequence MAEKDVDQDALAAQWAAALEEQEGDDSGGGGGASAGEEQLAAEWAAALANEEQDQLKKEKEQGFYASAARDMEFKDLTEEAKSPRPDSGKRELDFILDIPLDVSAELGRTRLLINELLQLGQGSVVELNKLAGEPLEIYVNGKLVARGEAVVINEKFGVRLTDIISPIERVKQLG encoded by the coding sequence ATGGCAGAAAAAGACGTCGATCAGGATGCATTGGCCGCACAGTGGGCCGCTGCGCTGGAAGAGCAGGAAGGCGACGATTCCGGCGGCGGGGGCGGTGCCAGCGCCGGTGAGGAACAGCTGGCTGCGGAATGGGCTGCCGCTCTGGCAAACGAAGAGCAGGACCAGTTGAAAAAAGAAAAAGAACAGGGATTTTACGCTTCGGCCGCGCGGGATATGGAGTTCAAAGACCTGACCGAAGAAGCCAAATCGCCCCGTCCGGATTCGGGCAAGCGCGAACTCGACTTCATTCTGGATATCCCGCTGGATGTCTCTGCCGAGCTCGGGCGTACCCGTCTGCTGATCAACGAACTGCTCCAGCTGGGGCAGGGTTCGGTGGTTGAACTGAACAAACTGGCCGGTGAACCGCTTGAAATTTATGTCAACGGCAAGCTGGTGGCCCGCGGCGAGGCCGTGGTCATCAACGAAAAATTCGGCGTGCGGCTGACAGACATCATCAGCCCCATTGAACGCGTCAAACAGCTGGGCTAG
- the fliQ gene encoding flagellar biosynthesis protein FliQ has translation MTPEFVVGFARQAIELALTISLPMLGIGLAVGVFVSVIQAATQIQETTLSFIPKIVSIFLALLVSFPWIMDKMLAFTREVFINIPNYVR, from the coding sequence ATGACACCGGAATTTGTCGTCGGATTTGCGCGTCAGGCCATTGAACTGGCATTGACCATATCGTTGCCCATGCTGGGCATAGGGCTTGCGGTGGGGGTTTTTGTTTCCGTCATTCAGGCGGCAACCCAGATTCAGGAAACAACCCTGTCATTCATTCCCAAGATTGTTTCCATCTTTCTTGCGCTGCTGGTTTCTTTTCCGTGGATTATGGACAAGATGCTTGCCTTCACGCGTGAGGTATTCATCAATATACCCAACTATGTGCGTTGA
- a CDS encoding LysM peptidoglycan-binding domain-containing protein, producing the protein MHIFSRGFAPGRAGVLALLVLMLAGGGCVSKNSPQPELPPVAEVQACPAPLQEQDASISDAEEVVEIEVPPADDNQPLTVEEEQALLTQLDIDIEMDESDRSVVESYIKYFTHRARGSFERYLERAEVYLPAAREVFRQKGLPEELVYLAFVESGFNPNAYSRAGAAGVWQFMPFTGRKYGLRYDWWIDERRDPYKSAEAAANYLSWLYAEFGDWYLALAAYNAGEGKIGRAIAGTGAESFFELTSQNHKLSHRKQLRRETRHYVPKFIAIVKIMRNLEELGFKPLRLDCAPELNPLQVKGGTDLLALADAAGMKWDDFKKYNTAFLRYVTPPDAETTVYVTPAAKSGALAFLAKPESRPYAGWADYKVRSGDSWYRISRRYGVPVSVLKKVNQKKSNLLRPGERLMIPRTGSGRIPSSPMQETRALAQKRGDYVVSQGDTLYDIARNYGLTVATLKQANGLRSSMLRPGQKLYIPGQTRAQEARTRKDAEQARKAVVYRVRTGDSLWAIAQRFNVSYNELMRWNNLGRRSIIRPGDKLTLYVD; encoded by the coding sequence ATGCATATATTCTCACGCGGTTTTGCTCCGGGCCGCGCCGGCGTGCTGGCACTGCTTGTGCTCATGCTCGCGGGTGGCGGCTGCGTGTCCAAAAATTCTCCGCAACCCGAACTGCCCCCCGTAGCCGAAGTGCAGGCCTGCCCCGCACCGCTGCAAGAGCAGGATGCTTCCATCAGCGATGCCGAAGAAGTGGTTGAAATCGAAGTGCCGCCGGCAGACGACAATCAGCCTCTGACCGTGGAAGAAGAGCAGGCTCTGCTGACCCAGCTGGATATTGATATTGAAATGGACGAAAGCGACCGCAGCGTGGTCGAGTCGTACATCAAATATTTCACCCACCGTGCCCGCGGTTCGTTTGAGCGCTACCTCGAACGCGCCGAAGTGTATCTGCCCGCCGCAAGAGAAGTCTTCCGGCAGAAGGGGCTGCCTGAAGAACTGGTCTATCTTGCATTTGTGGAAAGCGGCTTCAACCCCAACGCGTACTCGCGGGCCGGTGCCGCCGGTGTGTGGCAGTTTATGCCTTTTACCGGCCGCAAATACGGGCTGCGGTACGACTGGTGGATTGATGAACGGCGCGATCCTTATAAGTCGGCAGAGGCTGCGGCCAACTACCTGTCGTGGCTTTATGCAGAATTCGGCGACTGGTATCTGGCTCTTGCCGCGTATAATGCAGGTGAGGGCAAGATAGGCAGAGCCATAGCAGGCACCGGTGCCGAGAGCTTTTTTGAACTTACAAGCCAGAATCATAAACTGAGCCACCGTAAGCAGCTTCGCCGTGAGACGCGTCACTATGTGCCTAAGTTCATAGCCATAGTGAAGATCATGCGTAACCTTGAAGAGCTTGGTTTCAAACCGCTGCGGCTTGATTGCGCTCCCGAGCTGAATCCGCTGCAGGTAAAGGGTGGCACCGATTTGCTGGCACTGGCCGATGCCGCCGGAATGAAATGGGACGACTTTAAGAAATACAACACCGCGTTTCTGCGGTATGTCACGCCTCCCGATGCTGAGACCACTGTATATGTGACTCCCGCGGCAAAGTCCGGTGCTCTGGCGTTTCTGGCAAAGCCGGAATCACGCCCGTATGCCGGATGGGCCGATTACAAGGTGCGCAGCGGTGACTCATGGTATCGTATCAGCCGCAGATACGGGGTGCCTGTGTCTGTGCTGAAAAAGGTCAACCAGAAAAAAAGCAATCTGCTGCGTCCGGGTGAGCGGCTCATGATTCCGCGTACCGGCAGTGGCAGAATTCCTTCTTCGCCCATGCAGGAGACCAGAGCACTGGCGCAGAAGCGCGGTGACTATGTGGTGAGTCAGGGCGACACCCTGTACGATATAGCCCGCAACTACGGGCTGACAGTGGCCACGCTGAAGCAGGCCAACGGTCTGCGCAGCAGCATGCTGCGTCCCGGACAGAAGCTGTACATTCCCGGACAGACCAGAGCGCAGGAAGCCCGTACCCGCAAGGACGCGGAACAGGCGCGCAAGGCCGTTGTGTACAGAGTGCGTACCGGTGATTCGCTATGGGCCATCGCCCAGCGGTTCAATGTCTCATATAATGAACTGATGCGCTGGAACAACCTCGGCCGCAGAAGCATCATCCGCCCCGGCGACAAACTGACTCTGTATGT
- a CDS encoding YggS family pyridoxal phosphate-dependent enzyme — translation MNTVLEQEEKALCGRLESVRRRLDDAVRASGRKQEDVTLVAVSKFHPAAAVEALARLAGHAVFGESYVQEAQEKQQALAGLALSWHFIGHVQSRKARDVAGRFALVHTVDSEKLACKLHQAVQPPDGEQPEGARTVQDVLVQVNIGCEPQKSGVAAGDGLLRLADAVAGMSGLRLRGLMCMPPLTCQGEEARPYFAQLRGLRDSLEQRLGMRLPHLSMGMSHDFEQAVAEGATLVRVGTDIFGERSPR, via the coding sequence ATGAATACTGTGCTTGAGCAAGAGGAAAAAGCTTTGTGCGGGCGGCTGGAGTCTGTCCGCCGCCGTCTGGATGACGCAGTGCGCGCATCGGGGAGAAAGCAGGAAGATGTGACACTGGTGGCGGTATCAAAATTTCATCCGGCGGCCGCGGTGGAAGCACTGGCGCGGCTTGCCGGACATGCCGTCTTTGGCGAAAGCTATGTGCAGGAAGCGCAGGAAAAACAGCAGGCGCTGGCCGGTCTTGCGCTTTCATGGCATTTTATAGGCCATGTGCAGTCACGCAAGGCGCGCGATGTGGCCGGACGTTTTGCTCTGGTGCACACGGTGGATAGTGAGAAGCTGGCCTGCAAATTGCATCAGGCAGTCCAGCCCCCGGACGGAGAGCAGCCCGAAGGTGCGCGCACCGTGCAGGATGTGCTTGTGCAGGTCAACATAGGGTGCGAGCCGCAGAAGTCGGGTGTTGCCGCCGGTGACGGGTTGCTGCGGCTGGCCGATGCCGTTGCCGGCATGAGCGGGCTGCGGTTGCGGGGCCTTATGTGCATGCCGCCGCTGACGTGTCAGGGCGAAGAAGCCAGACCGTATTTCGCCCAGCTGCGCGGGCTGCGCGACAGTCTGGAACAGCGGCTGGGCATGCGGCTGCCGCATCTTTCCATGGGCATGTCGCATGATTTTGAACAGGCCGTGGCAGAAGGTGCCACGCTGGTGAGAGTGGGTACAGACATCTTCGGCGAACGTTCCCCCCGCTGA
- a CDS encoding OmpA/MotB family protein produces MARKKNKKGGGGGAPKWLITFSDMMTLMLTFFVLLVSMSVLDERRKLVVLASVTGAFGIGSGSFNPHAEDGANRIVEPGPMQMGSVNDLQPLKDLIWEDPDSDLNFQQNSMVQILSINDAVLFRPGSFVLLPGGIKVLDRILPWLLRVEHPLLLAGHTATQRAEEGQEYKVVFDEKQLAPTWRLSFMRVMAVYRYLTGRGMPAENLKVEAFAHYRPRFDGTTPDGRRRNSRVDIVLDKRNREWIRKMREQEQRASADRRNFEYKDFRFSLDAPVEGPVGGRMNDGAPPQNDDVPQDAGGFDSLGRP; encoded by the coding sequence ATGGCGCGCAAGAAGAACAAAAAAGGCGGCGGGGGCGGCGCCCCCAAATGGCTCATCACGTTTTCGGACATGATGACCCTGATGCTGACTTTTTTCGTGCTGCTGGTAAGTATGTCCGTACTGGATGAACGCCGCAAACTGGTTGTGCTGGCTTCTGTCACCGGAGCATTCGGCATCGGTTCCGGCAGTTTCAACCCGCATGCTGAAGACGGTGCCAACCGCATAGTGGAACCGGGCCCCATGCAGATGGGCAGCGTGAACGATCTGCAGCCGCTCAAGGATCTCATATGGGAAGATCCCGACAGCGATTTGAATTTTCAGCAGAACAGCATGGTGCAGATACTGTCCATCAACGATGCCGTGCTGTTCAGGCCCGGCTCCTTTGTTCTGCTGCCGGGCGGCATCAAGGTGCTGGACAGAATTCTGCCGTGGCTGCTGCGGGTTGAGCATCCGCTGCTTCTGGCAGGACACACGGCGACCCAGCGTGCCGAAGAAGGGCAGGAGTACAAGGTTGTTTTTGATGAAAAGCAGCTGGCTCCCACCTGGCGGCTTTCCTTTATGCGGGTAATGGCCGTGTACCGGTACCTTACCGGCAGAGGCATGCCCGCGGAAAACCTCAAGGTTGAGGCTTTTGCCCACTACCGGCCGCGCTTTGACGGCACGACGCCCGACGGACGCAGGCGCAACAGCAGGGTTGATATCGTGCTCGACAAGCGCAACCGTGAATGGATACGCAAGATGCGCGAGCAGGAACAGCGTGCTTCCGCCGACAGGCGCAATTTTGAGTACAAGGACTTCCGGTTTTCGCTGGATGCTCCGGTGGAAGGCCCTGTGGGCGGCAGGATGAACGACGGCGCACCGCCGCAGAATGATGACGTGCCGCAGGACGCCGGCGGATTTGACAGTCTGGGGAGGCCGTAA
- the fliP gene encoding flagellar type III secretion system pore protein FliP (The bacterial flagellar biogenesis protein FliP forms a type III secretion system (T3SS)-type pore required for flagellar assembly.), giving the protein MAARDISLPDMQLTLSGGATEPEKVSVILEILFLLTVLSLAPAIMLTVTSFTRIIIVFHFVRQAMGLPTLPPNQVLASLAIFMTVVIMMPVGKEINDRALQPYLDERIGFREALTVAQEPLREFMFKHTREKDLSVFYGITGMERPRNKDDVPTVMLAAGYVISELKTGFTIGFLIYIPFLVLDMVVASILLAMGMMMLPPMMVSMPFKILLFVMVDGWSLLTTSLVNSFML; this is encoded by the coding sequence ATGGCCGCGCGCGATATTTCTCTGCCCGATATGCAGCTGACCCTTTCCGGCGGGGCCACAGAGCCGGAAAAAGTCTCTGTAATTCTTGAAATTCTCTTTCTGCTCACGGTTCTTTCGCTGGCTCCGGCCATCATGCTTACCGTGACCAGCTTCACCCGCATTATCATCGTATTCCACTTTGTGCGTCAGGCCATGGGGCTGCCCACGCTGCCCCCCAACCAGGTGCTGGCCAGTCTTGCCATCTTCATGACGGTGGTCATCATGATGCCCGTGGGCAAGGAAATCAATGACAGAGCGCTTCAGCCGTATCTGGACGAGCGCATCGGCTTCAGGGAAGCCCTCACCGTGGCGCAGGAACCTCTGCGCGAATTCATGTTCAAACATACCCGCGAAAAAGACCTTTCCGTCTTTTACGGCATCACCGGCATGGAGCGCCCGCGCAACAAGGACGACGTGCCTACGGTCATGCTTGCAGCGGGCTATGTCATCAGCGAGCTGAAGACCGGCTTCACCATCGGGTTTCTCATCTATATTCCGTTTCTGGTGCTGGATATGGTGGTGGCCTCCATCCTGCTGGCCATGGGCATGATGATGCTGCCCCCCATGATGGTTTCCATGCCGTTCAAGATTCTGCTTTTTGTCATGGTGGACGGGTGGAGCCTGCTTACAACATCGCTGGTCAACAGCTTCATGCTCTGA
- a CDS encoding flagellar basal body-associated FliL family protein, with protein sequence MAEEKTQEKKGGKLKWIIMIVVLLLLAGGGAFAYFTFFAGSSDPAQTDQTTKAEEVPKDVQVVTLPTFLVNLSDPLGRRYLKMTLDVEVINPKVAEELNKSTARVQDAMILLLSSKSYADLAPLENKLLLKNEIVDRLNQILGGSKVRQVYFTEMVIQ encoded by the coding sequence GTGGCAGAAGAAAAAACGCAGGAAAAAAAGGGCGGCAAGCTCAAATGGATCATCATGATCGTCGTGCTGCTGTTGCTCGCGGGCGGCGGAGCGTTTGCCTATTTCACGTTTTTTGCGGGCAGCAGCGACCCCGCGCAGACCGACCAGACAACCAAGGCAGAAGAAGTGCCCAAAGATGTGCAGGTGGTCACTCTGCCCACATTTCTGGTCAACCTGTCCGACCCTCTGGGGCGCCGCTATCTTAAAATGACGCTCGATGTGGAGGTTATAAACCCCAAGGTGGCCGAAGAACTGAACAAGTCGACGGCCCGTGTGCAGGACGCCATGATTCTTCTGCTGTCCAGCAAGTCATACGCGGACCTTGCTCCGCTGGAAAACAAGCTGCTGCTCAAGAATGAGATTGTAGACCGGCTTAACCAGATTCTGGGCGGCTCCAAGGTGCGGCAGGTCTACTTCACCGAGATGGTCATCCAGTAA
- the sfsA gene encoding DNA/RNA nuclease SfsA, with protein sequence MSDSPLIAFPRGCITGTFIRRVKRFSVEMETAGAGAPERVWIHSNNSGSMLGLLRAGAPVLASPAANPARKLKWTQELAGLDGMWVGVNTQTPNRLLEAAFHAGRLPWAAGYTMFRREARCGASRLDARMDAPQDSGLPPLWVECKNVTMVEDDVAAFPDAATERGQKHLREMMEIVRQGQRAAMFYLVQRADGHCFGPADYVDPVYAGLFYEAAAAGVEMYPHRALVSEHGIDLGPLLPVVPPPGV encoded by the coding sequence ATGAGTGACAGTCCCTTGATTGCCTTTCCCCGCGGCTGCATAACCGGCACATTCATACGGCGGGTCAAGCGCTTCAGTGTGGAGATGGAAACGGCCGGTGCCGGAGCGCCCGAGCGGGTGTGGATACACAGCAATAACTCCGGTTCCATGCTGGGGTTGCTGCGCGCCGGTGCGCCTGTGCTGGCATCGCCGGCGGCCAACCCCGCCCGCAAGCTTAAATGGACGCAGGAACTGGCCGGACTGGACGGCATGTGGGTGGGCGTTAATACGCAGACCCCCAACAGACTGCTGGAAGCTGCTTTTCATGCCGGCAGATTGCCGTGGGCAGCGGGGTACACCATGTTCCGGCGTGAGGCCCGCTGCGGCGCCAGCAGGCTTGATGCGCGCATGGATGCGCCGCAGGACAGCGGTCTGCCGCCTTTGTGGGTGGAGTGCAAAAACGTCACCATGGTAGAGGACGACGTGGCCGCTTTTCCCGATGCGGCCACCGAGCGCGGGCAGAAGCACCTGCGGGAGATGATGGAGATTGTGCGGCAGGGGCAGCGGGCCGCCATGTTTTATCTGGTGCAGCGTGCGGACGGGCATTGCTTCGGGCCTGCTGATTATGTGGACCCTGTATACGCCGGACTTTTTTATGAAGCTGCAGCCGCGGGCGTGGAAATGTACCCGCACAGGGCACTGGTGAGCGAACACGGCATCGATCTGGGGCCGCTGTTGCCCGTTGTGCCGCCGCCCGGCGTCTGA
- the fliO gene encoding flagellar biosynthetic protein FliO — protein MHNASLSAAEAVGGAVATRLNATAGADGVRGVVDAVSAANATAAQAVAGAANATGFGAGTGTPFDWSGYIQALGVLCLLLAALYGVLWAVRRFGAAGRGARVRPGDMKIEGHLALGPKRSVMVVRILNRRLVLGVTDHNINLLTELTEHHEHGGNSFAAVLDEAGDGT, from the coding sequence ATGCATAACGCTTCGCTTAGTGCGGCGGAAGCCGTCGGGGGCGCTGTTGCCACACGGCTGAACGCCACTGCGGGAGCAGATGGTGTGCGTGGTGTGGTGGATGCGGTTTCGGCGGCCAATGCCACCGCGGCGCAGGCCGTCGCCGGTGCGGCCAACGCCACAGGTTTCGGCGCCGGCACGGGCACTCCCTTTGACTGGAGCGGCTATATACAGGCTCTCGGAGTGCTGTGCCTGCTGCTGGCGGCGCTGTACGGTGTGCTCTGGGCGGTACGCCGTTTCGGTGCGGCGGGACGCGGTGCGCGTGTCCGGCCGGGCGATATGAAGATAGAAGGACATCTGGCGCTGGGGCCCAAGCGCTCCGTCATGGTGGTACGCATCTTGAATAGACGACTGGTGTTGGGGGTCACGGACCACAACATCAATCTCTTGACGGAGCTTACTGAACACCATGAACATGGCGGAAATTCTTTTGCGGCGGTGCTGGACGAAGCCGGAGACGGGACGTAG
- the era gene encoding GTPase Era, with the protein MTHSSEHRCGWVALMGPPNAGKSTMMNSLLGQKVAIVTPKPQTTRNQIVGILTQPDAQVVFMDTPGIHQLRGKMNRLLLQAAWQSMDGADVIMVVLDSNLYVRKPDFLDNDIEPLIEVIRHEKRPVVVALNKVDMFADKSRMLPLLEKLAEMWPAAEIFPVSALNDDGLRQMLAFIKGHLPVADPVFPDDQVSTAPLRFMAAEIIREKLFLELRQELPYNSAVSVEKWEDLEEEGRVVIHAVIHVARKNHKGMVIGRQGQTLKKIGTDARKEIEALVDRKVFLDLWVRVTDDWMDNEQFMVEIGMGAR; encoded by the coding sequence ATGACGCATTCTTCAGAACACCGTTGCGGCTGGGTAGCGCTGATGGGCCCGCCCAACGCGGGCAAATCCACAATGATGAACAGCCTGCTGGGGCAGAAGGTAGCCATTGTGACGCCCAAACCGCAGACCACCCGTAACCAGATTGTGGGCATTCTTACACAGCCCGACGCTCAGGTGGTTTTCATGGATACGCCGGGTATCCACCAGCTGCGCGGCAAGATGAACCGGCTGCTGCTGCAGGCCGCATGGCAGAGCATGGACGGCGCCGATGTGATTATGGTGGTGCTGGACAGCAATCTGTACGTCCGCAAGCCGGATTTTCTGGATAACGACATTGAGCCGCTTATCGAGGTCATCCGGCACGAAAAACGTCCGGTGGTTGTGGCGCTGAACAAGGTCGACATGTTTGCCGACAAGTCGCGCATGCTGCCGCTGCTGGAAAAGCTGGCCGAAATGTGGCCCGCTGCCGAGATTTTTCCCGTTTCAGCATTGAATGACGACGGCCTGCGCCAGATGCTTGCCTTTATCAAGGGGCACCTGCCCGTGGCCGACCCCGTGTTTCCCGACGATCAGGTTTCCACTGCGCCGCTGCGGTTCATGGCTGCGGAAATCATCCGCGAGAAGCTGTTTCTGGAACTGCGTCAGGAGCTGCCCTACAACAGCGCCGTAAGCGTGGAAAAGTGGGAAGATCTGGAAGAGGAAGGCCGTGTGGTCATTCACGCCGTGATTCACGTTGCCCGCAAGAACCACAAAGGCATGGTCATCGGCAGGCAGGGGCAGACGCTGAAAAAAATAGGCACCGATGCGCGTAAGGAAATCGAGGCGCTGGTTGACCGCAAGGTGTTTCTTGACCTGTGGGTGCGCGTCACCGACGACTGGATGGACAACGAACAGTTTATGGTTGAAATCGGCATGGGGGCCCGCTAG